A window of Acidobacteriota bacterium genomic DNA:
CCAACGGCAAGGGCTCGGTGGTTGCGATGGTCGAGCGCGGCCTGCGCGCGGCCGGGCTGAAGACTGGCCGCTACACCTCACCACACCTGAACGTCGTCGAAGAACGGGTGGCCATCGACGGCGAGCCGGTCGATCGGCAGACCTTCGCGGCGGCGACGGCCGTGGTGTTCGACGCGGTGGACCGGGCCACGAGCGCCGGCACGCTGACCGTCGTACCCACCTTTTTCGAGGTCTCAACCGCGGTCGCCTTCGAGATTTTCCGCCAGTGCCGGGTGGACGTCGCCGTCGTCGAGGTCGGGCTGGGCGGCCGCTACGACGCCACCAACGTGTTGTCTCCCGAGGTGACGGCCATCACGTCGATTGCGTTCGATCACGAACGGCACCTGGGCTCCACGCTGTCGCAGATCGCGTTCGAGAAGGCCGGCATTGCCAAGCCCGACACGCCGCTGGTGATCGGCCGGTTGCCCGGCGAGGCGGCGCGCCGCATTGCGACCGACGCCGCTGCGGTGGGGGCTCCGCTGATCGACGCGCACGCCACCACCACCGATCGGACCTATCCCCCGCTCAAGCTCGCGCTGCCCGGCCGCCACCAGCTAGAGAATGCCGCGGTGGCGGTCGCCATTCTCGAAACCTGGTCGGCGCGGGTCTCGTTCGTCCCGACCGAGGCCGTCGTCACCGGCCTGACCGATTGCCAGTGGCCGGCG
This region includes:
- a CDS encoding folylpolyglutamate synthase/dihydrofolate synthase family protein encodes the protein MTSLERLFALEQFGIKLGLDNIRAILAALDHPERAWRSVHVAGTNGKGSVVAMVERGLRAAGLKTGRYTSPHLNVVEERVAIDGEPVDRQTFAAATAVVFDAVDRATSAGTLTVVPTFFEVSTAVAFEIFRQCRVDVAVVEVGLGGRYDATNVLSPEVTAITSIAFDHERHLGSTLSQIAFEKAGIAKPDTPLVIGRLPGEAARRIATDAAAVGAPLIDAHATTTDRTYPPLKLALPGRHQLENAAVAVAILETWSARVSFVPTEAVVTGLTDCQWPARLEWLRLPGGELLVDAAHNPAGATALAMYLKDTNLAPLPIVLAVMEDKDLTGMVQPLLAVAESFVATTVPYSRARTADGLASALRVLAPRLSVEAEPDAEAAVARALSRANRAVAAGSIYLIGPLRARLIAKGASSR